One window of the Prinia subflava isolate CZ2003 ecotype Zambia chromosome 1, Cam_Psub_1.2, whole genome shotgun sequence genome contains the following:
- the LOC134546674 gene encoding inositol 1,4,5-trisphosphate receptor-interacting protein-like 1 gives MAEPWLVLVVLGAGAVGQAFQPPEVWGPVPPAPTASCLPAWPPQGLLSILLQTMDSWVLWFLLFQSVVQYPQPVGDALDEATRLRMELRAKLQEDKRIWLEREVEQLALMQSGSSLRDGHWSALQPWQVWAFAGLLVLLLAVWFMRRRRSHEAEISGEEEKEKEKQEEEQGEDETWAYDLRWLLEEHIQWPVQDLQTGCSRTMALIGNFTRVLRSVLTGSFYRVLQQAIGFGSAIEGWSASGEEVVYEVLIPLTPPLGHTFHLERDTERQRPSRNFRVRVQLECRCLREQQGANLLCFLHHADVVRMLSTGHPNLLDTLCTGSYLDVKKTVRWFCALVRASWRRLPQSRSWHLELLPSKRSCNLHLSNSQERFQVRVLFGMWRHSSDIFVSSRSRGARTPSTMWPETYAVAETKFLKHMARQVPQDSSHLKCLQLLSGVLARKDFSTQAIKTIVMHLLHTVPVSQWHQRHFLLQLTEVLEQLRLSVEEKRLEHFILGNWRLPQEIRLPLDVVRARPPNLFYGLVQDAATHSQAMEAYLDLRQRLARVLAYGHC, from the exons aTGGCAGAGCCTtggctggtgctggtggtgctgggggctggggcagtgggacaggCCTTCCAGCCCCCAGAAGTCTGGggccctgtccctcctgcccccactgccagctgcctccctgcctggccCCCTCAAGGCCTTCTTTCCATCCTCCTGCAGACCATGGATTCCTGGGTCCTGTGGTTCTTGCTCTTTCAAAGCGTAGTCCAGTACCCGCAGCCCGTGGGCGATGCTTTGGACGAGGCGACGCGTCTGCGCATGGAGCTGCGTGCAAAGCTCCAGGAAGACAAGAGGATTTGGCTGGAGCGGGAGGTGGAGCAGCTGGCGCTGATGCAGAGTGGCTCATCCTTGCGAGATGGGCACTGGTCGGCCTTGCAGCCCTGGCAGGTCTGGGCATTTGCTGGGCTCTTGGTTCTCCTCTTGGCTGTATGGTTTATGCGGAGGAGAAGAAGCCATGAGGCAGAGATCAGtggtgaggaggagaaggaaaaggagaagcaggaaGAGGAACAGGGTGAGGACGAGACATGGGCGTATGATCTGAGATGGCTTCTAGAGGAGCACATACAGTGGCCTGTACAGGACCTGcagacaggctgcagcaggacaatGGCCCTGATTGGCAACTTCACAAGGGTCCTCAGGTCTGTCCTGACGGGGAGTTTCTACCGGGTGCTGCAACAAGCCATTGGTTTTGGCAGTGCCATTGAAGGTTGGAGTGCCAGTGGGGAGGAAGTTGTCTATGAGGTGCTCATCCCCCTGACTCCTCCCCTGGGCCACACCTTCCACCTGGAGCGTGACACTGAGCGACAGAGGCCCAGCAGGAATTTCCGTGTCCGCGTCCAGCTGGAGTGCCGCTgcctgagggagcagcagggtgcaaacctgctgtgcttcctgcacCACGCTGACGTGGTTAGGATG CTTTCAACTGGGCACCCCAACCTCCTAGACACGCTGTGCACAGGCTCTTACCTGGATGTGAAGAAAACTGTCCGCTGGTTCTGTGCACTGGTGAGGGCAAGCTGGCGGCGTTTGCCCCAGTCACGCAGTTGGCatttggagctgctgccctccaAACGCTCCTGCAACCTCCACCTGAGCAACAGCCAAGAACGCTTCCAGGTGAGGGTGCTGTTCGGGATGTGGCGACACAGCTCTGACATCTTTGTCAGCAGCCGGTCTCGAGGGGCCCGCACCCCAAGCACAATGTGGCCTGAGACCTATGCTGTGGCAGAGACAAAGTTCCTCAAGCACATGGCCAGGCAGGTCCCCCAGGACAGCTCGCACCTCAAatgcctgcagctgctcagtggTGTTCTTGCGCGCAAGGACTTTTCCACCCAGGCCATCAAGACCATCGTCATGCACCTGCTGCACACCGTACCAGTGTCACAGTGGCACCAGAGACatttcctgctccagctgacagaggtcctggagcagctgcgCTTATCTGTGGAAGAGAAACGCCTGGAGCATTTTATTCTGGGCAACTGGAGGCTTCCGCAGGAGATCCGGTTGCCCCTCGATGTAGTAAGGGCTAGGCCACCCAACCTCTTCTACGGCCTGGTGCAAGATGCAGCCACCCACTCCCAGGCAATGGAAGCCTACCTTGATCTGCGCCAACGCCTGGCAAGAGTGCTGGCCTACGGCCACTGTTAG